A portion of the Hemiscyllium ocellatum isolate sHemOce1 chromosome 42, sHemOce1.pat.X.cur, whole genome shotgun sequence genome contains these proteins:
- the ctxn2 gene encoding cortexin-2 has protein sequence MNNNHYNSSLAGGVGNTIHSYPLTLEQKTAFAFVGMLFIFLGLLIVRCFRILLDPYSSMPSSTWADGMDGLEKGTFEYALA, from the coding sequence ATGAACAATAATCACTATAACAGCTCCCTGGCTGGTGGTGTAGGCAACACCATCCACTCCTACCCACTCACCCTGGAGCAGAAAACTGCATTTGCTTTTGTCGGCATGTTATTCATTTTCCTGGGACTTCTCATTGTGCGATGTTTCCGCATCCTCCTGGACCCTTACAGCAGTATGCCATCCTCAACCTGGGCAGATGGGATGGATGGACTAGAGAAGGGCACCTTCGAGTATGCCTTGGCATGA